From a region of the Castanea sativa cultivar Marrone di Chiusa Pesio chromosome 10, ASM4071231v1 genome:
- the LOC142612364 gene encoding uncharacterized protein LOC142612364, with the protein MIVGGTATAGSSKKARKTYLRTVQNIQLIGSVPKMTRVDNPFIGFSEEDARRLHHPHDDALVVTIQAEDYNIHQVLVDNGSSADILYYLAFQQMGIDRKRLIPTNAPLVGFEGTRVFPLGTVTLVVTIGDYPEQITRNVAFLVVDWSSAYNAIIGRPTLNLWKAITSTYHLMLKFLMDYGVGELREDQVVACECYVAMMEMDNHLQTMSIEEHWAATEPIERLGDVSLNDSRPERITKISTLASWVVRQALTTFLKENQDRGIKANPDKIRAIMEMTPPKNVKEVQSLNGKIAALNRFVSRATNRCLPFFRMLKKSFEWTVECQQVFEDLKAYLSLPPLLSPSQPGEELFLYLAVSPAAVNATLVREDDKVQRHVCYAS; encoded by the exons ATGATTGTCGGGGGCACCGCAACAGCCGGGTCATCAAAGAAAGCCCGGAAGACTTACCTTAGGACGGTTCAAAACATCCAGCTAATAGGTTCCGTACCCAAGATGACGCGGGTTGACAACCCTTTCATTGGATTCTCAGAAGAAGATGCTCGACGTCTTCACCATCCCCATGATGATGCACTCGTCGTCACCATACAAGCTGAAGACTACAACATACACCAGGTTCTCGTCGACAACGGGAGCTCGGcagacatcctctactacctagcattccagcagatggggattgatAGAAAGCGACTAATTCCAACCAACGCACCGCTCGTCGGCTTTGAAGGGACGAGGGTATTCCCCCTTGGCACCGTCACTTTGGTTGTAACCATTGGCGACTACCCTGAACAGATCACGAGGAATGTAGCATTCCTCGTGGTCGATTGGTCATCAGCCTATAATGCCATCATAGGGCGGCCTACCCTCAACTTGTGGAAGGCCATAACTTCAACCTACCATTTGATGCTAAAATTCCTGATGGACTATGGAGTAGGAGAATTGCGAGAAGATCAGGTGGTCGCATGCGAATGTTATGTGGCTATGATGGAGATGGATAACCACCTCCAGACCATGAGCATAGAAGAGCATTGGGCAGCAACGGAGCCCATCGAGAGACTCGGGGATGTGTCTCTTAATGACTCCCGACCAGAGCGAATAACCAAGATTAGCACCCTTGCAAGCTGGGTGGTCCGCCAAGCACTCACGACattcctcaaagaaaatcaggat AGAGGTATTAAGGCTAATCCAGACAAGATCCGGGCTATAATGGAAATGACACCTCctaaaaatgtaaaagaagtacaaagcctcaatggcAAGATCGCCGCACTCAATAGATTTGTGTCCAGAGCAACTAATAGATGTCTACCGTTCTTCCGCATGCTGAAGAAATCCTTTGAGTGGACGGTAGAGTGTCAGCAAGTGTTCGAGGACCtgaaggcctacctctcttTACCACCGCTGCTAAGTCCTTCACAACCGGGAGAAGAATTGTTCCTCTACTTGGCCGTTTCTCCGGCTGCCGTCAATGCGACCCTAGTCAGAGAAGACGACAAGGTGCAAAGGCATGTATGCTACGCCAGCTAG
- the LOC142612725 gene encoding uncharacterized protein LOC142612725 isoform X1 encodes MNCGKEYPIMGFSMNGFFLLLCLLALSSSSPSFGASSEQIVTNMSYVISATNLKPYDWRYSKVELPPPPFYASASIELSSNVNLNLEHIDKYPKMKLPIICFHFGGPPLPDVSNTAIEDLVLNDLPSGSVGDIQNLQNEEQCYPLQEMMTFKLSSLQITPGVYYIGLFNGFGPIRTQSKMINRGSAYSFTANITVEGCLNPRMWGEYCNRAVDDLSMEQSNGRYNEIVESIAYRNYSRTICRQKFDVDAYALTVMEPVEQVRITAKNISEASRNSREFSIMLYARYNALPDKISHDYTTDISEDPLVIQLPRAGVWYFAIEPVFKSNVQQGMQKGNIEPCYLVEWEVIACMQEKAVSNCTWKQHVLQAIPYQNQIVYLPDRGNVSSESVDFYLEPYLSKSSYGNGHGSDYGWTYFLLYTEQGTEGYNTHIQLTSDTKLSYGLYVRFGGLPSLDMWDFSYLDQTSNSNNNSMFKLYDTSQEGINLYILYPTAGLWIIGLRHPVDLNNQSSPQTMMTISTDNCPNQCSGQGKCVFKKDLSESADYSYCSCDRNYGGFDCSVTLLSKAGYYTVHFLSLHERRLQIIFLIASNAAALLPAFKVFQQKAFAEWVIFMSSGISSALYHACDVGSWCALSYSVLQFMDFWLSFLAVVSTFVYLTIFSETAKRTIHTAAAIITALIAESGATRSNNIIIVLSIGALAFLVGWLIQLCTQCKSFSFPVGSSLKITERWQSSKDQLLGLMMAIYRYFRWGYVLLGVIAMSMAAISWIKEASETYWIWHSIWHISIYTSAFFFICSKAKTQNVDNQEAPAAASYELTRQESFARV; translated from the exons ATGAACTGTGGCAAAGAATATCCAATCATGGGATTTTCaatgaatggtttttttttactattgtgCCTCTTagctttatcttcttcttctccttcttttggTGCCAGCTCTGAACAAATAGTGACAAACATGAGCTATGTTATATCTGCAACAAATCTCAAGCCTTACGACTGGCGTTACAGTAAAG TTGAATTGCCACCTCCTCCTTTTTACGCGTCAGCATCTATTGAATTATCATCAAACGTCAACCTT AACCTTGAACATATAGACAAGTATCCTAAGATGAAGTTGCCAATCATATGCTTTCATTTTGGTGGTCCGCCTCTTCCAGACGTCTCAAATACTGCTATAGAAGATCTTG TGCTAAATGACTTGCCTAGTGGCTCTGTTGGAGACATACAGAATCTTCAGAATGAAGAGCAATGCTATCCTTTGCAGGAAATGATGACATTCAAATTGTCGTCTCTGCAG ATCACACCCGGAGTTTACTATATTGGCTTGTTCAATGGCTTTGGACCTATTAGAACTCAATCAAAGATG ATAAATAGGGGCTCAGCATACTCTTTCACTGCAAATATCACTGTGGAGGGCTGCTTGAACCCTAGAATGTGGGGTGAATACTGTAATCGGGCAGTTGATGACCTTTCCATGGAGCAATCTAATGGGAGATATAATGAAATTGTGGAAAGCATTGCTTACAGGAATTATTCTAGGACTATATGCAGACAAAAATTTGATGTGGATGCCTACGCCTTGACTGTAATGGAGCCAGTAGAACAAGTGAGGATAACAGCGAAAAATATCAGTGAAGCTTCAAGGAACTCCCGTGAATTTTCCATAATGTTGTATGCTCGTTATAATGCACTTCCAGACAAAATTTCGCATGATTATACTACTGATATAAGTGAAGATCCTCTAGTCATCCAACTACCAAGGGCTGGTGTATGGTATTTTGCCATTGAACCAGTTTTTAAGTCAAATGTACAACAAGGAATGCAAAAAGGAAATATAGAACCTTGCTATTTGGTGGAATGGGAAGTAATCGCATGCATGCAAGAAAAGGCGGTATCAAAttgtacttggaaacaacacgTTCTTCAG GCAATTCCTTATCAAAACCAAATAGTTTATTTGCCGGACAGAGGAAATGTATCCTCAGAGTCAGTTGATTTCTATCTGGAACCCTACTTAAGCAAGTCTTCGTATGGGAATGGTCATGGATCAGATTATGGTTGGACTTATTTTCTTCTGTATACAGAACAAGGCACAGAAGGTTATAATACTCACATTCAACTCACATCAGACACAAAATTAAGTTATGGGTTATATGTTAGGTTTGGTGGATTACCTTCTCTTGACATGTGGGACTTTAGCTACTTGGACCAGACAAGCAACAGCAATAACAACTCCATGTTTAAATTGTATGATACAAGTCAAGAAGGAATCAACTTGTATATCTTATATCCCACTGCAGGACTTTGGATTATTGGGTTAAGGCATCCTGTTGATTTAAATAATCAGTCGAGCCCCCAAACCATGATGACAATCTCAACTGATAACTGCCCAAATCAATGCTCTGGTCAGGGGAAATGTGTGTTCAAAAAAGATTTAAGTGAATCAGCAGATTACAG CTACTGCTCCTGTGATAGAAACTATGGGGGATTTGACTGCAGTGTCACTCTATTATCAAAAGCAGGTTATTACACAgtacactttctctctcttcatg AGCGGAGAttgcaaataatttttcttattgcaTCAAATGCTGCAGCCTTACTTCCTGCATTTAAAGTCTTTCAACAGAAG GCATTCGCAGAATGGGTGATCTTCATGTCTAGTGGAATTTCAAGCGCACTGTATCATGCGTGTGATGTAGGTAGCTGGTGTGCTCTATCCTATAGTGTTCTACAG TTTATGGATTTTTGGCTTTCTTTCTTGGCTGTGGTGAGCACTTTTGTATACCTAACCATTTTTAGTGAAACTGCAAAAAGGACAATCCATACAGCTGCAGCCATTATTACAGCACTCATAGCTGAAAGTGGTGCAACCAG GtccaataatattataattgtaCTATCAATAGGTGCTTTGGCCTTTCTTGTTGGATGGTTGATACAACTATGCACTCAATGCAAATCATTTTCATTTCCAGTAGGATCCTCTTTAAAGATAACTGAAAG ATGGCAGAGTTCCAAAGACCAGTTGCTTGGTCTTATGATGGCAATCTATAGATACTTCCGCTGGGGCTACGTGCTTCTAGGTGTAATTGCAATGTCCATGGCTGCAATAAGCTGGATTAAGGAAGCGAGTGAAACTTATTGGATATGGCACAG CATTTGGCACATTTCTATTTACACATCAGCCTTCTTCTTTATTTGCTCGAAAGCAAAGACTCAAAATGTTGACAATCAAGAAGCACCGGCTGCAGCATCGTATGAACTAACACGGCAGGAATCATTTGCTCGAGTTTGA
- the LOC142612725 gene encoding uncharacterized protein LOC142612725 isoform X3: MLYLQQISSLTTGVTVKNLEHIDKYPKMKLPIICFHFGGPPLPDVSNTAIEDLVLNDLPSGSVGDIQNLQNEEQCYPLQEMMTFKLSSLQITPGVYYIGLFNGFGPIRTQSKMINRGSAYSFTANITVEGCLNPRMWGEYCNRAVDDLSMEQSNGRYNEIVESIAYRNYSRTICRQKFDVDAYALTVMEPVEQVRITAKNISEASRNSREFSIMLYARYNALPDKISHDYTTDISEDPLVIQLPRAGVWYFAIEPVFKSNVQQGMQKGNIEPCYLVEWEVIACMQEKAVSNCTWKQHVLQAIPYQNQIVYLPDRGNVSSESVDFYLEPYLSKSSYGNGHGSDYGWTYFLLYTEQGTEGYNTHIQLTSDTKLSYGLYVRFGGLPSLDMWDFSYLDQTSNSNNNSMFKLYDTSQEGINLYILYPTAGLWIIGLRHPVDLNNQSSPQTMMTISTDNCPNQCSGQGKCVFKKDLSESADYSYCSCDRNYGGFDCSVTLLSKAGYYTVHFLSLHERRLQIIFLIASNAAALLPAFKVFQQKAFAEWVIFMSSGISSALYHACDVGSWCALSYSVLQFMDFWLSFLAVVSTFVYLTIFSETAKRTIHTAAAIITALIAESGATRSNNIIIVLSIGALAFLVGWLIQLCTQCKSFSFPVGSSLKITERWQSSKDQLLGLMMAIYRYFRWGYVLLGVIAMSMAAISWIKEASETYWIWHSIWHISIYTSAFFFICSKAKTQNVDNQEAPAAASYELTRQESFARV, translated from the exons ATGTTATATCTGCAACAAATCTCAAGCCTTACGACTGGCGTTACAGTAAAG AACCTTGAACATATAGACAAGTATCCTAAGATGAAGTTGCCAATCATATGCTTTCATTTTGGTGGTCCGCCTCTTCCAGACGTCTCAAATACTGCTATAGAAGATCTTG TGCTAAATGACTTGCCTAGTGGCTCTGTTGGAGACATACAGAATCTTCAGAATGAAGAGCAATGCTATCCTTTGCAGGAAATGATGACATTCAAATTGTCGTCTCTGCAG ATCACACCCGGAGTTTACTATATTGGCTTGTTCAATGGCTTTGGACCTATTAGAACTCAATCAAAGATG ATAAATAGGGGCTCAGCATACTCTTTCACTGCAAATATCACTGTGGAGGGCTGCTTGAACCCTAGAATGTGGGGTGAATACTGTAATCGGGCAGTTGATGACCTTTCCATGGAGCAATCTAATGGGAGATATAATGAAATTGTGGAAAGCATTGCTTACAGGAATTATTCTAGGACTATATGCAGACAAAAATTTGATGTGGATGCCTACGCCTTGACTGTAATGGAGCCAGTAGAACAAGTGAGGATAACAGCGAAAAATATCAGTGAAGCTTCAAGGAACTCCCGTGAATTTTCCATAATGTTGTATGCTCGTTATAATGCACTTCCAGACAAAATTTCGCATGATTATACTACTGATATAAGTGAAGATCCTCTAGTCATCCAACTACCAAGGGCTGGTGTATGGTATTTTGCCATTGAACCAGTTTTTAAGTCAAATGTACAACAAGGAATGCAAAAAGGAAATATAGAACCTTGCTATTTGGTGGAATGGGAAGTAATCGCATGCATGCAAGAAAAGGCGGTATCAAAttgtacttggaaacaacacgTTCTTCAG GCAATTCCTTATCAAAACCAAATAGTTTATTTGCCGGACAGAGGAAATGTATCCTCAGAGTCAGTTGATTTCTATCTGGAACCCTACTTAAGCAAGTCTTCGTATGGGAATGGTCATGGATCAGATTATGGTTGGACTTATTTTCTTCTGTATACAGAACAAGGCACAGAAGGTTATAATACTCACATTCAACTCACATCAGACACAAAATTAAGTTATGGGTTATATGTTAGGTTTGGTGGATTACCTTCTCTTGACATGTGGGACTTTAGCTACTTGGACCAGACAAGCAACAGCAATAACAACTCCATGTTTAAATTGTATGATACAAGTCAAGAAGGAATCAACTTGTATATCTTATATCCCACTGCAGGACTTTGGATTATTGGGTTAAGGCATCCTGTTGATTTAAATAATCAGTCGAGCCCCCAAACCATGATGACAATCTCAACTGATAACTGCCCAAATCAATGCTCTGGTCAGGGGAAATGTGTGTTCAAAAAAGATTTAAGTGAATCAGCAGATTACAG CTACTGCTCCTGTGATAGAAACTATGGGGGATTTGACTGCAGTGTCACTCTATTATCAAAAGCAGGTTATTACACAgtacactttctctctcttcatg AGCGGAGAttgcaaataatttttcttattgcaTCAAATGCTGCAGCCTTACTTCCTGCATTTAAAGTCTTTCAACAGAAG GCATTCGCAGAATGGGTGATCTTCATGTCTAGTGGAATTTCAAGCGCACTGTATCATGCGTGTGATGTAGGTAGCTGGTGTGCTCTATCCTATAGTGTTCTACAG TTTATGGATTTTTGGCTTTCTTTCTTGGCTGTGGTGAGCACTTTTGTATACCTAACCATTTTTAGTGAAACTGCAAAAAGGACAATCCATACAGCTGCAGCCATTATTACAGCACTCATAGCTGAAAGTGGTGCAACCAG GtccaataatattataattgtaCTATCAATAGGTGCTTTGGCCTTTCTTGTTGGATGGTTGATACAACTATGCACTCAATGCAAATCATTTTCATTTCCAGTAGGATCCTCTTTAAAGATAACTGAAAG ATGGCAGAGTTCCAAAGACCAGTTGCTTGGTCTTATGATGGCAATCTATAGATACTTCCGCTGGGGCTACGTGCTTCTAGGTGTAATTGCAATGTCCATGGCTGCAATAAGCTGGATTAAGGAAGCGAGTGAAACTTATTGGATATGGCACAG CATTTGGCACATTTCTATTTACACATCAGCCTTCTTCTTTATTTGCTCGAAAGCAAAGACTCAAAATGTTGACAATCAAGAAGCACCGGCTGCAGCATCGTATGAACTAACACGGCAGGAATCATTTGCTCGAGTTTGA
- the LOC142612725 gene encoding uncharacterized protein LOC142612725 isoform X2, with protein sequence MNCGKEYPIMGFSMNGFFLLLCLLALSSSSPSFGASSEQIVTNMSYVISATNLKPYDWRYSKVELPPPPFYASASIELSSNVNLNLEHIDKYPKMKLPIICFHFGGPPLPDVSNTAIEDLVLNDLPSGSVGDIQNLQNEEQCYPLQEMMTFKLSSLQITPGVYYIGLFNGFGPIRTQSKMINRGSAYSFTANITVEGCLNPRMWGEYCNRAVDDLSMEQSNGRYNEIVESIAYRNYSRTICRQKFDVDAYALTVMEPVEQVRITAKNISEASRNSREFSIMLYARYNALPDKISHDYTTDISEDPLVIQLPRAGVWYFAIEPVFKSNVQQGMQKGNIEPCYLVEWEVIACMQEKAVSNCTWKQHVLQAIPYQNQIVYLPDRGNVSSESVDFYLEPYLSKSSYGNGHGSDYGWTYFLLYTEQGTEGYNTHIQLTSDTKLSYGLYVRFGGLPSLDMWDFSYLDQTSNSNNNSMFKLYDTSQEGINLYILYPTAGLWIIGLRHPVDLNNQSSPQTMMTISTDNCPNQCSGQGKCVFKKDLSESADYSYCSCDRNYGGFDCSVTLLSKAERRLQIIFLIASNAAALLPAFKVFQQKAFAEWVIFMSSGISSALYHACDVGSWCALSYSVLQFMDFWLSFLAVVSTFVYLTIFSETAKRTIHTAAAIITALIAESGATRSNNIIIVLSIGALAFLVGWLIQLCTQCKSFSFPVGSSLKITERWQSSKDQLLGLMMAIYRYFRWGYVLLGVIAMSMAAISWIKEASETYWIWHSIWHISIYTSAFFFICSKAKTQNVDNQEAPAAASYELTRQESFARV encoded by the exons ATGAACTGTGGCAAAGAATATCCAATCATGGGATTTTCaatgaatggtttttttttactattgtgCCTCTTagctttatcttcttcttctccttcttttggTGCCAGCTCTGAACAAATAGTGACAAACATGAGCTATGTTATATCTGCAACAAATCTCAAGCCTTACGACTGGCGTTACAGTAAAG TTGAATTGCCACCTCCTCCTTTTTACGCGTCAGCATCTATTGAATTATCATCAAACGTCAACCTT AACCTTGAACATATAGACAAGTATCCTAAGATGAAGTTGCCAATCATATGCTTTCATTTTGGTGGTCCGCCTCTTCCAGACGTCTCAAATACTGCTATAGAAGATCTTG TGCTAAATGACTTGCCTAGTGGCTCTGTTGGAGACATACAGAATCTTCAGAATGAAGAGCAATGCTATCCTTTGCAGGAAATGATGACATTCAAATTGTCGTCTCTGCAG ATCACACCCGGAGTTTACTATATTGGCTTGTTCAATGGCTTTGGACCTATTAGAACTCAATCAAAGATG ATAAATAGGGGCTCAGCATACTCTTTCACTGCAAATATCACTGTGGAGGGCTGCTTGAACCCTAGAATGTGGGGTGAATACTGTAATCGGGCAGTTGATGACCTTTCCATGGAGCAATCTAATGGGAGATATAATGAAATTGTGGAAAGCATTGCTTACAGGAATTATTCTAGGACTATATGCAGACAAAAATTTGATGTGGATGCCTACGCCTTGACTGTAATGGAGCCAGTAGAACAAGTGAGGATAACAGCGAAAAATATCAGTGAAGCTTCAAGGAACTCCCGTGAATTTTCCATAATGTTGTATGCTCGTTATAATGCACTTCCAGACAAAATTTCGCATGATTATACTACTGATATAAGTGAAGATCCTCTAGTCATCCAACTACCAAGGGCTGGTGTATGGTATTTTGCCATTGAACCAGTTTTTAAGTCAAATGTACAACAAGGAATGCAAAAAGGAAATATAGAACCTTGCTATTTGGTGGAATGGGAAGTAATCGCATGCATGCAAGAAAAGGCGGTATCAAAttgtacttggaaacaacacgTTCTTCAG GCAATTCCTTATCAAAACCAAATAGTTTATTTGCCGGACAGAGGAAATGTATCCTCAGAGTCAGTTGATTTCTATCTGGAACCCTACTTAAGCAAGTCTTCGTATGGGAATGGTCATGGATCAGATTATGGTTGGACTTATTTTCTTCTGTATACAGAACAAGGCACAGAAGGTTATAATACTCACATTCAACTCACATCAGACACAAAATTAAGTTATGGGTTATATGTTAGGTTTGGTGGATTACCTTCTCTTGACATGTGGGACTTTAGCTACTTGGACCAGACAAGCAACAGCAATAACAACTCCATGTTTAAATTGTATGATACAAGTCAAGAAGGAATCAACTTGTATATCTTATATCCCACTGCAGGACTTTGGATTATTGGGTTAAGGCATCCTGTTGATTTAAATAATCAGTCGAGCCCCCAAACCATGATGACAATCTCAACTGATAACTGCCCAAATCAATGCTCTGGTCAGGGGAAATGTGTGTTCAAAAAAGATTTAAGTGAATCAGCAGATTACAG CTACTGCTCCTGTGATAGAAACTATGGGGGATTTGACTGCAGTGTCACTCTATTATCAAAAGCAG AGCGGAGAttgcaaataatttttcttattgcaTCAAATGCTGCAGCCTTACTTCCTGCATTTAAAGTCTTTCAACAGAAG GCATTCGCAGAATGGGTGATCTTCATGTCTAGTGGAATTTCAAGCGCACTGTATCATGCGTGTGATGTAGGTAGCTGGTGTGCTCTATCCTATAGTGTTCTACAG TTTATGGATTTTTGGCTTTCTTTCTTGGCTGTGGTGAGCACTTTTGTATACCTAACCATTTTTAGTGAAACTGCAAAAAGGACAATCCATACAGCTGCAGCCATTATTACAGCACTCATAGCTGAAAGTGGTGCAACCAG GtccaataatattataattgtaCTATCAATAGGTGCTTTGGCCTTTCTTGTTGGATGGTTGATACAACTATGCACTCAATGCAAATCATTTTCATTTCCAGTAGGATCCTCTTTAAAGATAACTGAAAG ATGGCAGAGTTCCAAAGACCAGTTGCTTGGTCTTATGATGGCAATCTATAGATACTTCCGCTGGGGCTACGTGCTTCTAGGTGTAATTGCAATGTCCATGGCTGCAATAAGCTGGATTAAGGAAGCGAGTGAAACTTATTGGATATGGCACAG CATTTGGCACATTTCTATTTACACATCAGCCTTCTTCTTTATTTGCTCGAAAGCAAAGACTCAAAATGTTGACAATCAAGAAGCACCGGCTGCAGCATCGTATGAACTAACACGGCAGGAATCATTTGCTCGAGTTTGA
- the LOC142612725 gene encoding uncharacterized protein LOC142612725 isoform X4: MNCGKEYPIMGFSMNGFFLLLCLLALSSSSPSFGASSEQIVTNMSYVISATNLKPYDWRYSKVELPPPPFYASASIELSSNVNLNLEHIDKYPKMKLPIICFHFGGPPLPDVSNTAIEDLVLNDLPSGSVGDIQNLQNEEQCYPLQEMMTFKLSSLQITPGVYYIGLFNGFGPIRTQSKMINRGSAYSFTANITVEGCLNPRMWGEYCNRAVDDLSMEQSNGRYNEIVESIAYRNYSRTICRQKFDVDAYALTVMEPVEQVRITAKNISEASRNSREFSIMLYARYNALPDKISHDYTTDISEDPLVIQLPRAGVWYFAIEPVFKSNVQQGMQKGNIEPCYLVEWEVIACMQEKAVSNCTWKQHVLQAIPYQNQIVYLPDRGNVSSESVDFYLEPYLSKSSYGNGHGSDYGWTYFLLYTEQGTEGYNTHIQLTSDTKLSYGLYVRFGGLPSLDMWDFSYLDQTSNSNNNSMFKLYDTSQEGINLYILYPTAGLWIIGLRHPVDLNNQSSPQTMMTISTDNCPNQCSGQGKCVFKKDLSESADYSYCSCDRNYGGFDCSVTLLSKAGYYTVHFLSLHERRLQIIFLIASNAAALLPAFKVFQQKAFAEWVIFMSSGISSALYHACDVGSWCALSYSVLQFMDFWLSFLAVVSTFVYLTIFSETAKRTIHTAAAIITALIAESGATRCFGLSCWMVDTTMHSMQIIFISSRILFKDN; the protein is encoded by the exons ATGAACTGTGGCAAAGAATATCCAATCATGGGATTTTCaatgaatggtttttttttactattgtgCCTCTTagctttatcttcttcttctccttcttttggTGCCAGCTCTGAACAAATAGTGACAAACATGAGCTATGTTATATCTGCAACAAATCTCAAGCCTTACGACTGGCGTTACAGTAAAG TTGAATTGCCACCTCCTCCTTTTTACGCGTCAGCATCTATTGAATTATCATCAAACGTCAACCTT AACCTTGAACATATAGACAAGTATCCTAAGATGAAGTTGCCAATCATATGCTTTCATTTTGGTGGTCCGCCTCTTCCAGACGTCTCAAATACTGCTATAGAAGATCTTG TGCTAAATGACTTGCCTAGTGGCTCTGTTGGAGACATACAGAATCTTCAGAATGAAGAGCAATGCTATCCTTTGCAGGAAATGATGACATTCAAATTGTCGTCTCTGCAG ATCACACCCGGAGTTTACTATATTGGCTTGTTCAATGGCTTTGGACCTATTAGAACTCAATCAAAGATG ATAAATAGGGGCTCAGCATACTCTTTCACTGCAAATATCACTGTGGAGGGCTGCTTGAACCCTAGAATGTGGGGTGAATACTGTAATCGGGCAGTTGATGACCTTTCCATGGAGCAATCTAATGGGAGATATAATGAAATTGTGGAAAGCATTGCTTACAGGAATTATTCTAGGACTATATGCAGACAAAAATTTGATGTGGATGCCTACGCCTTGACTGTAATGGAGCCAGTAGAACAAGTGAGGATAACAGCGAAAAATATCAGTGAAGCTTCAAGGAACTCCCGTGAATTTTCCATAATGTTGTATGCTCGTTATAATGCACTTCCAGACAAAATTTCGCATGATTATACTACTGATATAAGTGAAGATCCTCTAGTCATCCAACTACCAAGGGCTGGTGTATGGTATTTTGCCATTGAACCAGTTTTTAAGTCAAATGTACAACAAGGAATGCAAAAAGGAAATATAGAACCTTGCTATTTGGTGGAATGGGAAGTAATCGCATGCATGCAAGAAAAGGCGGTATCAAAttgtacttggaaacaacacgTTCTTCAG GCAATTCCTTATCAAAACCAAATAGTTTATTTGCCGGACAGAGGAAATGTATCCTCAGAGTCAGTTGATTTCTATCTGGAACCCTACTTAAGCAAGTCTTCGTATGGGAATGGTCATGGATCAGATTATGGTTGGACTTATTTTCTTCTGTATACAGAACAAGGCACAGAAGGTTATAATACTCACATTCAACTCACATCAGACACAAAATTAAGTTATGGGTTATATGTTAGGTTTGGTGGATTACCTTCTCTTGACATGTGGGACTTTAGCTACTTGGACCAGACAAGCAACAGCAATAACAACTCCATGTTTAAATTGTATGATACAAGTCAAGAAGGAATCAACTTGTATATCTTATATCCCACTGCAGGACTTTGGATTATTGGGTTAAGGCATCCTGTTGATTTAAATAATCAGTCGAGCCCCCAAACCATGATGACAATCTCAACTGATAACTGCCCAAATCAATGCTCTGGTCAGGGGAAATGTGTGTTCAAAAAAGATTTAAGTGAATCAGCAGATTACAG CTACTGCTCCTGTGATAGAAACTATGGGGGATTTGACTGCAGTGTCACTCTATTATCAAAAGCAGGTTATTACACAgtacactttctctctcttcatg AGCGGAGAttgcaaataatttttcttattgcaTCAAATGCTGCAGCCTTACTTCCTGCATTTAAAGTCTTTCAACAGAAG GCATTCGCAGAATGGGTGATCTTCATGTCTAGTGGAATTTCAAGCGCACTGTATCATGCGTGTGATGTAGGTAGCTGGTGTGCTCTATCCTATAGTGTTCTACAG TTTATGGATTTTTGGCTTTCTTTCTTGGCTGTGGTGAGCACTTTTGTATACCTAACCATTTTTAGTGAAACTGCAAAAAGGACAATCCATACAGCTGCAGCCATTATTACAGCACTCATAGCTGAAAGTGGTGCAACCAG GTGCTTTGGCCTTTCTTGTTGGATGGTTGATACAACTATGCACTCAATGCAAATCATTTTCATTTCCAGTAGGATCCTCTTTAAAGATAACTGA